In Microvenator marinus, one genomic interval encodes:
- a CDS encoding ATP-binding protein: protein MTAHINRHQEFLRVKQLLEQFPVVALIGPRQVGKTTLALQIAELQTQWHHFDLEDPRDMARLAEPSLALRPLEGLVIIDEIQLKPDLFPLLRVLADRTSSNARFLVLGSASPALIQDGSESLAGRIAFHQLRGFSLAEVGESRLEDLWLRGGFPRSTLASDDDASAEWREQFIQTFVQRDLPQLGFTQSSATISRFWAMLAHYHGQTLNYSELGRSLGLADNTVRSYIDILESTFMVRLLQPWFENISKRQVKSPKLYMTDSGIFHSLMGIDTWVGLQRHPKLGASWEGFALMEVLRAFPRHQAYFWATHAGAELDLLLVRGEERLGYEFKRSDSPSTSKSMHIAIDDLQLRHLTVVHAGEATFPLAENITAQALREFPDKRRARDLADH from the coding sequence ATGACTGCGCATATCAACCGCCATCAAGAATTCTTGCGGGTGAAACAGTTGCTGGAGCAGTTCCCAGTTGTCGCGTTGATTGGGCCACGGCAAGTTGGGAAAACGACTCTCGCGCTTCAAATCGCTGAACTGCAAACCCAATGGCATCATTTTGACTTGGAGGACCCGCGCGATATGGCTCGGCTGGCGGAACCAAGCCTCGCTCTTCGTCCACTCGAGGGTCTCGTAATCATTGACGAGATTCAACTCAAGCCCGACTTGTTTCCTTTGCTTCGGGTGCTCGCTGATCGCACGTCTAGCAACGCGCGATTCTTGGTTCTGGGCAGCGCCTCACCGGCCCTGATTCAGGATGGGTCTGAGTCTCTGGCTGGCCGAATCGCGTTCCATCAGCTCCGGGGATTTTCTCTGGCAGAAGTTGGCGAGTCTCGCTTGGAGGATCTTTGGCTGCGCGGTGGATTCCCACGTTCAACATTGGCCTCGGATGATGACGCCAGTGCGGAGTGGCGAGAACAGTTCATTCAGACTTTTGTTCAGCGCGACCTTCCGCAGTTGGGCTTTACGCAATCCTCGGCGACCATCAGCCGTTTCTGGGCGATGCTGGCGCACTATCACGGCCAGACGCTGAACTATTCGGAGTTAGGCCGCTCGTTGGGGCTTGCCGATAACACGGTTCGTAGCTACATCGACATCCTTGAATCGACCTTCATGGTTCGTTTGCTTCAACCCTGGTTCGAAAATATCTCGAAACGACAGGTGAAGTCACCGAAGCTCTATATGACAGATTCGGGGATTTTCCATTCACTCATGGGTATCGACACCTGGGTTGGATTGCAACGCCACCCCAAGCTCGGTGCATCTTGGGAGGGGTTTGCTTTGATGGAGGTATTGCGGGCATTTCCGAGGCATCAGGCCTACTTTTGGGCCACCCATGCCGGTGCCGAGTTGGACCTTCTTTTGGTGCGCGGAGAAGAGCGTTTGGGCTATGAATTCAAACGCTCAGACAGCCCGTCTACATCGAAGTCAATGCATATTGCGATTGACGACCTGCAGCTCAGGCACCTCACGGTTGTTCATGCGGGTGAGGCGACATTTCCATTGGCCGAGAACATCACAGCCCAGGCGTTGCGCGAGTTCCCTGATAAGAGGCGCGCAAGAGACCTGGCGGACCATTAG
- a CDS encoding esterase/lipase family protein, with translation MRKADIFLVPGFFGFANVGGITYFHHVRECLERHLNQEGIQANIHAVATLPTSSIERRAAKLLEAVQANDSGGELHIVGHSTGGVDARLLVSPADLPGVDLDARESTLERVKSVVSVCSPHRGTPMANFFDSVSGHHLLYLMSLTTIYTMQFGKLPLGALIALGGILTKLDDVVGFDNTIIDQIYDGLLDDFDAEKQAKIRGFLKLILDDRTLISDLRPENMAAFNDRVLNRFETRYGCVIMAAPKPGLSSLRHVGWHPYALATHALYTAMYTLASRGFDDVRLPEDHDYAMEAAYGTRPTPRFTDGVVPTLSHPWGEVIYVGQGDHLDVCGHFDAVEHHPPHIDWLKSSSEFTRVEFEDLWTRVAAFIADSGRAGTGFA, from the coding sequence ATGCGAAAGGCAGATATCTTCCTCGTCCCGGGATTCTTCGGGTTCGCAAATGTGGGCGGAATCACCTACTTCCACCACGTGCGTGAATGTCTCGAACGCCACCTCAATCAAGAGGGCATTCAGGCGAATATTCACGCAGTGGCCACCTTGCCTACATCGAGTATCGAGCGGCGTGCCGCCAAACTCCTCGAGGCCGTCCAGGCCAATGATTCCGGTGGCGAGCTGCATATCGTCGGCCACTCAACCGGTGGCGTGGATGCAAGGCTTTTGGTTTCACCTGCGGACTTGCCAGGCGTGGACCTTGATGCGCGCGAGTCCACCCTGGAGCGCGTAAAATCAGTGGTTTCCGTGTGTTCGCCCCATCGCGGCACACCGATGGCCAATTTCTTCGACTCCGTCTCCGGCCATCACCTCCTCTATCTGATGAGCCTCACCACCATCTACACCATGCAATTTGGCAAATTGCCACTTGGTGCCTTGATTGCTCTGGGGGGCATCCTCACAAAACTCGACGACGTGGTGGGCTTTGATAACACCATCATCGACCAGATCTACGACGGCCTCCTCGACGATTTTGACGCCGAAAAACAGGCCAAAATCCGCGGGTTCCTAAAGCTCATCTTAGACGACAGAACCCTGATCTCAGACCTGCGCCCAGAGAATATGGCCGCCTTTAACGACCGGGTTCTGAATCGTTTTGAGACCCGTTATGGCTGCGTCATCATGGCCGCGCCCAAGCCCGGCTTAAGCTCGCTCAGACACGTCGGCTGGCATCCCTACGCCCTCGCAACCCACGCCCTCTACACCGCCATGTACACGCTCGCGAGCCGCGGATTTGATGACGTTCGGCTCCCAGAAGACCACGACTACGCCATGGAAGCCGCCTACGGCACGCGGCCCACGCCTCGCTTCACAGACGGCGTAGTGCCAACTCTCTCGCATCCGTGGGGCGAAGTCATCTACGTAGGGCAGGGCGACCACCTGGACGTTTGCGGGCATTTTGACGCGGTTGAACACCATCCGCCACATATCGACTGGCTAAAGTCGAGCTCGGAGTTTACCCGTGTGGAGTTCGAGGACCTCTGGACCCGTGTTGCGGCTTTCATCGCGGATTCCGGTCGCGCTGGTACCGGCTTCGCCTGA
- a CDS encoding CapA family protein codes for MKLRARISLVLLLLTPLASAEPKPKPAEIRIVFLGDIIPHAKVQRRVFADDVRIHADIKPHLDAADFVVANLETPVAQGLAIDGKIRQDPAHFDGEVYTDFPRFNAHPKLLAELKLLGIDLLGVANNHALDRGELGLEMTLDAIKKAGMYHAGHTAHSPLHIQKINGANFAFYACVFRNLYPSRPEPRGIEICTDLGLQRASKAAKTHDAALIVFPHWGAENTEKPTYEQRKFAKKALEVATAVVGHHPHVVQPSETKDGRHLTYSLGNFISNQQRSAQKNGLVLTLLFAPDPNGPPGLLRASYQGTRATPGL; via the coding sequence ATGAAACTCAGAGCCCGCATCTCCCTCGTCCTATTGCTCTTGACCCCGCTCGCCAGCGCCGAACCCAAACCAAAGCCCGCTGAGATTCGAATCGTGTTCCTCGGTGACATCATTCCTCACGCCAAGGTGCAACGCCGGGTCTTTGCGGATGACGTCAGAATCCACGCGGACATCAAACCGCATCTTGACGCCGCCGATTTCGTAGTGGCGAATCTCGAAACACCAGTGGCTCAAGGCCTGGCAATCGACGGCAAAATCCGTCAGGATCCCGCTCATTTTGACGGCGAGGTGTATACGGATTTCCCAAGATTCAACGCACACCCAAAGCTGCTCGCGGAACTAAAATTACTCGGAATCGACCTCCTCGGCGTAGCCAATAACCACGCCCTCGATCGCGGCGAACTCGGCCTTGAAATGACCCTGGATGCCATAAAGAAGGCCGGCATGTATCATGCCGGACACACAGCGCATAGCCCCCTACACATCCAGAAAATCAACGGTGCCAACTTCGCCTTTTACGCCTGTGTTTTCCGCAATCTATACCCATCTAGACCGGAGCCACGCGGCATTGAAATCTGTACCGACCTCGGCCTGCAGCGCGCCTCAAAGGCCGCCAAGACGCATGATGCCGCCTTGATCGTGTTTCCCCATTGGGGCGCCGAGAACACCGAGAAGCCCACCTACGAGCAACGGAAATTTGCCAAGAAAGCGCTGGAGGTCGCCACCGCAGTGGTGGGACATCATCCACACGTCGTGCAACCGTCCGAAACAAAAGACGGCAGGCACCTGACCTATTCGCTCGGAAACTTCATCAGCAACCAGCAGCGCTCCGCTCAGAAAAATGGTCTGGTATTGACCCTCCTCTTTGCGCCCGATCCTAATGGTCCGCCAGGTCTCTTGCGCGCCTCTTATCAGGGAACTCGCGCAACGCCTGGGCTGTGA